ACTGCaatattttgttcttttttgtcttttctCAATGTACAGGTATAAAGTGTCCAGTATGTAGCAAATTCGTGATGCCTGACGACATTGAATGTCACCTAGTAATGTGCCTAACAAAGCCCCGTTTATCGTATAATGGTCAGTAATGTTGGATGAATGCACTGAAAACTGAATACCACCTAAACCTTTAACTATtgctttttcgtttttggtctATCAATAACCATCCAGAGGATTGCTTAGCGGATGCGAAAGGTGAATGTGTTATTTGCCTAGAAGATCTGTGTCCTGGTGATATCATTGCTAGACTACCGTGTTTGTGTATCTATCACAAAGGGTAAGTATTGGGAAATAAAGTTAGTTCCTAGCACCGTCGCATCTTGCCTACATAGTAGGGGCTACTGAAACAATTATAGAACAACTTAGGATGTAATCAATTGTCTCCGCCATCACCAACATAAATGCTAGTAGGCAACTGactttattaaaatataatgAAGAATAAGCGCCAGCTGAGAGCTTTTGTTCCTCAATTGACCACAATTCCATTAGCTCCCAATCAATTAGCTTTCAATTCCAAAATTCGTCAATACGTTATAACAAATGTTATCTTTTCATTGATATTTAGATGCATCGACAAATGGTTCGAAGTCAATCGTAGTTGTCCTGAGCATCCTGGTGATTAGTGGCATTCCACGTCAGCCGAAGAGTGTAAGAGTCTTTGAATAAATGCAGCAAACCGTGCGGCTCGCTCTTGCAGTATGATTCCTTCGGTAATGTACTAATAGCCAATGTAAGGACAAACTGTCAACGTTTCACATCGAACTATGCTGTAATGGTATGgatggaaattcaattactaaTCGAGCGTGCCGTGACAAAGATTGAGACCGTCAACAAATGGCTTTTATGAAGGTTTCACAtatgtttcttgttttattcgtttcgtgAGATTGTTTCCGTATTTCAAcgattttttactttttgaaTTAACCTATGTTGAATCTTTAACCTATTTGATgaatacaaaacaaatcaatccTCAACTGTTAGTACACATATTGTCATATGTTTATTTACCCCAATCTAACGTAGCTGTTAACACTCCTTTgatatgaaaaaaatgataattgaagccattttttatacttttgtttcattttaaattactACATTTTGTCGCATTGAGTATATTTGAGTATAGTGTGAATAGTTTAAAGGAAGATGACGGtcttagtttattttaaaccaCATTAATCTGCTTAGTATGTTCTTGTGACGGACGATCGCAATGTAAAACCAAATAAACACGCGGCCGCTCTTTGGTTGATTAATGGATATCAATTTGTGAAATTGCTAGACGAATTCATGAAATTAAGGAACGAACGAGACAAATTTGATTTATACTTAAATCGAGGCAAAGCACGTTTGTTTATATTCTGTAAGAAGGgttgaataaaatttgaaCGCAGAAATACATTAAAGAACAAAGTAAAACTGCGACACACCGAATAGCTAGAAACAACATGTCTACCCGAACAACTGTAAataaaatggttggaaaaacataattcaatAGTGATACTGTATAACAAACAAAGGCAAAAAGCAATGTCACGAAATGCATCTCGAGAAACCGGTCAGTCGAATTTATTATAAGCAAAACAATCTCACAAAAAGGTGCACTATTCGTAGCCGATCATCGTTGCGAGATGCAGTCAGCGAGTAGCTTATAGTCCGAGAACATGTGAATAGAAATGATTGAGAATGCATAAGCTGTGACAAATGTTGTAAATAAACAGTGGTGGTGAATACTGTAAAAAACATAAGTGATGGTGCTAAAGCGTAATTTCAGCATCTGTTAAAGATTGTGAAGAACAACTAAAAGTCTTAATTGGTGTATTGCTGATTGACAGCGATAACAGGGCAGGGCTTTGCTAACCATTTACCCTCAGTAACTAGCTGTAATCGTGCAGTACACCGCCAAAAACAGAATAACGTAAGAGCATCGATTACGATGCCAATCAAACGTGGGAAAGCGCCGATTGAAAGCATATTCTAGAAAATATAGAAAGGAAATAATAGCTttagacaaaacaaaacaaaaagggacCCGTTGCTTGTAATAATCAACGTAGAAAACAATTGATCGAGAAACATGCAAAAGATGTATGCGGTTCTTATTTGTAAGATTAATGAAAGCAAAATCTCCGTATCAACTTATAGTTTAGACGAGCGCATAGCCACATCACTAGATTTGTTAAAAATCTGTAATCCATTCGGCGAGTTATAGAAACGGCGAAAATGTGGGAGATTGGTGTGATGACCATcaaaaaaatagtttaatccaaatataaatatttagtttggttttgtttgattgtgcGACATCTTGCGATGAGAAGAAATTAGCCTCGTTTTAGAAGAAAaaccgagaaaataaaaaaagtcagtaaaaagtaaataaaacaaggAAAAGGTAGGAATAGCAAGAGAACAGAAAAGATCTTGCAGAGTTGTAAATACACCTATCATCGATACCTATTTTAGCTACCAACAAAGGAACTAGAATTGTTAGCTTTACATAGATACACAGCTTTTCCATCTtcaaacaaaaggaaaacagaaaaacaaaacaacctTATAAAccattaatttgaatttctaaGTTCGGAAGAAGCGTCGAAGAAGGTGAACCTTTAAAGTCACTTCCATTTATATAAGTGACTCAAGTTACTCTACAAATCCAGTCAAAGCAAGCCCATATTtaggaaagttttttttcttcacaaaaCTTACAAATCCCTTTTCTTGGGACCCCTTAAAATTACAAATATCTAGCGGGGCACATTTCTTGTACCGGTTACATATATTATGGTTCCATCACAAACACTTTCGTTATGAGTACTGTTAGTTGATACGTTTTATTTGTAAGTATTAAGTCAATCGATAAGTGCAGTGATCTTGCAAAGCCACATGCAGTTTGAAGGACACCATTCTGCAGTAAACGTATGTTGCTGGAAGCATGAGCAAAGTGACCAACAATACTAGGCTAGCAGAACAGCTACTTTAGTCACTAATGTTCGCCTCTCACA
Above is a genomic segment from Anopheles bellator chromosome X, idAnoBellAS_SP24_06.2, whole genome shotgun sequence containing:
- the LOC131214029 gene encoding E3 ubiquitin-protein ligase ZNRF2-like, which translates into the protein MGIKASTANGGQQSPRTRTFSTSSSSEVVSGSTGAPYEISSASPDPDSSSAEENAAASASLALGRVYATSLPTHIWSLNGIKCPVCSKFVMPDDIECHLVMCLTKPRLSYNEDCLADAKGECVICLEDLCPGDIIARLPCLCIYHKGCIDKWFEVNRSCPEHPGD